From the genome of Mycoplasma sp. 1578d:
AAAATTACATTACTGACATAATCAAGATTTTATTAAAGGAGTGAGATGAATTTTTTAACTAATGAAAAAGAACAAAAATGAAATAAGAAAATTCTAAAAACTCTTTTACTCGATCGTACAACAGGTAAAAATATTATCTGAGCAAGTAGTGATTATGAACATTTAGGTTCTTTATATTCTCCAAGCTCAACCATTGAATATAAATTAATTACTGGAGTTAATAAAAATTTAATTCAACCTAGAGTTCTTAAATCTCGGGAGAATCAGACCTTAAGAACTAGAACCAAAGCTGAAGTCTTTACCCCGAGTTGATTATGTAATAAAATGAATAATCTTGTTGATCATGCCTGATTTGGTTATAAGCATGTTTTTAATCTTGAAAAACCAAAAGGTTGAATAGCAATCAAGAGAAAAATTGTTTTTCCGGACAATAAAACTAAAACGTGAAAAACATATGTTGATGAAAATCGATTAGAAATCACTTGTGGCGAAGCTCCGTATTTAGTCAGTCGATACGATACAGTTTCTGGAGCATATATTCCTATAAATGAGCGAATTGGTCTTTTAGATCGCAAAATGCGAATTGTTAAAGAAAACACTAACAACGAAGCAGAATGATTAAAATGAGCTCAAAGAGCTTTTGAAAGCGTGTATGGATTTGAACTTCAAGGCGATAATTTACTCATAGCTCGGAAAAACTTATTAGCTAGCTATGTTGATTATATGCAAGATGCCCTTAAAAGAGAACCTAGTGATAAAGAATTGCTTAAAATTGCAAGAATTATATCGTGAAATTTGTGGCAAATGGACGGATTAACGTTTGCAGTTCCAAATTCACAAGAAATTAATTCAAGTACTTGATGTGTTATAAAAAACTGAAGAAGCAAAAAGAAAGTTATTTTTAAAAATTTAATTAAGGAGAGCTAAAAACAAATGAACAAAAGTAGGATTGAAAATTTAAAAGAATTAGATGGGATAATTCAAGGACGAATTGAACCATACATATATGCTTTTTCAACTAATACCATTCCAAATTATTTAAAAATCGGAGATACTTATCGTGGGGTTTTAACTCGATTAAATGAATGAAGATTTATTTATCCATGTCTTGAGAAAAAATACGAAAACAAAGCACTTGTTAACGATCATATTTACTTTAGAGACTTTTCAATTCATCAATTTTTAGAACAAGATTTAAATAAGCAACGTTTGCAAGAGAAAGAATTATCGAGTAAAATTCTTTACAGTAAAGAATTTTTTAAAGATACAATATCTCAGGAAATAGATAAAGCAATTGAAGATATTAAAGATAATTATAATAGGAATACTGGTAAATATAAATATTACAAAATTGATGACAAAGCATCTCAAGACTTCCAATATCAAAGAGGAGAGTCTTGAACATTAAGACCAAATCAACAATTAGCTGTTGATAAATTTGTACAAGCTTGACAAAACGGAAGAACCAATCTGCTAATGTATGCAGTGATGCGTTTTGGTAAATCGTTTACCGCACTTTGTTGTGCATTAGAAATGAAGGCTAATTTAGTTTTAGTTGTATCAGCCAAAGCAGATGTTAAGGAAGAATGAAAGAAAACAGTTGAAAGTGCTGGTAATTTTAAAGATTATCGTTTTTTAGATTCAGAGAATTTATCAAGAAATCCAAATGCAATTAAGGATACATTATCGAGTCAAAAAGTAGTTATATTTTTAACATTACAAGATCTTCAAGGTAACAAAACTAAGGCTAAGCACAAAGAATTATTAAATCAATTATTTGATTTATTAATTATTGACGAAACCCATTTTGGAGCACGAGCTCAATCATTTGGGCAAAAAATAGAAAACACATCTCATTCTAACTCTGAACAAAAATATATTAAAAACCTAAATGATGAAGTGATTGATCCTGAAATAGCTAAAGAACAAGTTAATAGTATAAAGGCAAAAATTAAACTTCATCTCTCGGGTACCCCTTATCAGATCTTAATGGGCAGTGAATTTGAAAAAGAAGATGTTATCTCATTTGTGCAATTTTACGATATTTTTAAAGAACAAGAACAATGAAATAAAGATAATTTATATAAGGATAATGTTAATGAATGAGATAATCCTTATTATGGTTTTCCACAAATGATTCGGTTTGCTTTTAACCCAAATGAATCTTCACGTAGAAAAATGGAAGAGCTAAAAAGCACAAAAATTAGCGTTTCTCTTTCTGATTTATTTGAACCACAGTCAATTATAAAAGACCGAAAAGAAATGTATAAAAAATTCACAAATCAAAACGAAGTACTTGATTTGCTACAGGTAATTGATGGTAGCAAAGAAGATGAAGATTTACTAGGATTTTTGGATTATGACAAAATTAAACAAGGTAATATGTGTAGACACATGGTTATGGTGCTACCATATTGTGCTTCTTGTGATGCAATGGAAGAGCTCATTAAATCAAATAAAAACATTTTTAAAAATTTAGGTGATTACGAGATCATAAACATTTCAGGTTTAAATGCAAGAAGAAAATATAGGAAACCAATTGATATCAAAAATAAAATTCGAAAATGTGAAAAAGAGAATAAAAAAACTTTAACACTTACAGTAAATCGAATGTTAACTGGTTCAACCGTGGAACAATGAGATTCTATGCTTTATTTGAAAGATAGTTCTTCACCACAAGAGTATGATCAGTCCATTTTTAGACTTCAAAATCAATATATTCGAATATTAAAAAATAAAGATGGCGACTTAATTAAAGAGAATCTTAAACCTCAAACATTACTTGTAGATTTTGATCCAAACAGAATGTTTAGAATGCAAGAGCAAAAATCATTAATTTATAATGCTAATATTGAGCAGAATGGTAATAGTAAATTAAGAGATAGAATAGCCAAAGAATTACGCATTTCTCCAATTATTGTGATGAATAAAAATAAAATTCATCAAGTAGAACCCAGTGATATTTTAAAAATAGCTAGTGAATATAATAATCAAAAAAGCATTTTAGATAAGGTCTTAGATATCCCGATTGATTTCTCAATACTTAATGATAAAGATGTAAGAATGGTAATCCAAAGTCAAGGAGAATTTAATTCCAAACAAGGACTAGAAATTACTCCATTTGAAGGAATACAAGACGAATTAAATATTGACGAATTAAATGATAATAATTATAATTCATCGAGCAAAGACGAACCTTCTTCTAAATCAAAAAATAAGTTAAAAAAAGATAAACTCAAAAAACTCGAAAAACAAATCAGGACTTATTATCAAAGATTATTATTTTTTGCTTTTTTAACTAAAGATAAGGTCCATTCATTAGATGATATTTTAAATGTAATAAACAAAAAAGAAAATAATAGAATTGCTGAAAATTTACAATTAGAAAAAGAAGAAATCAATAAAATGTCTAAATCAATGAAGAATCCATTTAAAAAAAGTATGTTAGATTATAAAATCCAAAATACTTCAATGCTTGCTCATGACGAAGAACTTACACCCCTTGAAAGAACCCTTAGAGCTATAAAAAACTTTAATAGAATGTCAGAATATGAAATTATAACACCTTCAAAAATTTGTGATGATATGGTTAATTCATTACCTAAAAAAGAAATTAAACAAATAGTTAGAAATAAAGAAAAGTTCCTAGATATTGCAAGTAAATCAGGAGAATATGCATTAGCTTTATATAAAAGGTTAACAAACGAATTAGAATATCATCATGATGAAATAAAAGATCTTATTTATTCAATTCCTACATCTTCTGTAGCGTATGAATTTACTAGAAAATTTTATGAAATTTTAGATCTTAATTTAGAAAATATTTCAAGTCACTTCAATTCAATCAATTTAATTGAAGAAAACCATTTAAAAGAAAAAGATACGACGATAGCTGATACAAATTTAGATTTTAAAAAAATAAATAATTTATTAACACAAGATAAAAAATTTAGCGAAATAACAATGAAAGATGAAATAAAACCAGGAGATAATATGATTAAATTTGGTGCAGTAGTAGGAAATCCACCATATCAAAAAAACTTAATTAAAAATAATGATAATCTTTCATTAGAAGATGAAAGTCAAATTAAAAAAAATACTTCACTTTCCAAACAATTGTTTCCATATTTTGTTATGATTGGCATGCAATTATCAAATAATTACACTTCAATGATTATTCCTGCAAGATGATTTGCTGGAAAAGGTCAAGATGGATCATTTGTAAAATTTCGCAAATTTATTAAAAACAAAAATAATATATTCCAGTTACATTTATTTGAAGATTCGCAAGTTATTTTTGAAGATGTAAAACTCGCTGGTGGTGTATGTTATTTCCTTTCTGACAGGAAAAATAATGAAAAATTAGATTTTATAAAGCATAATTCTAACGAGAAAGAAACAAAACAAGAAAGGGAACTATTTTTTGGAGATTTAGAATTTATTTTAAGAGATAAACGTGATTATTTTATTCTTGCTAAAATTTTGAAAAATAATTTCGCTTCTTTAAACCAGATCACACAACCTAGAAATGCATTTGGTATAAGCGGTAAAAATGAATATGTTAAAAAAATATCAAAAGAACAAGCTTTTAAAAATGGATACGAATTAATGTGTAGAGAAAATAAAATAAGATATATTAGTCGAGATAAAGTGCTTAAAAATAAAGAATTATTTGATAATTACAAAATTTTTATTTCTAAAACAGCAAAATTTAATCCTTTAGATAAAAAAATTCTCAAAGAACCTCTTGTCGCTAATCGAAAAACCGCTTGCACAGATTCTTTCATTCCTATTGGTAATTTTAAAAGTCTTAAAGAAGCTAAAAGTTTAGAAAAATATATCAAAACTAGATTTTTTAGATTTTTTGTTTCGCTTTTAAAAATTTCACAAAATACTTGTCAAAATGTTTATGAATTTGTGCCAATGCAAAATTTTACTAGTCGCTCAGACATAGACTGAGCGCAGTCGATAGGCGCAGTCGATGAACAATTATTTAATAAATATAATTTATCTACTAGCGAAAAAGAATACATCAAAACTTCAATCGAAGAGATGAATTAAGTATAATCAAATAATTTTCATGAATCATTCCTTCATAATCTCAAGAATAATTTCAAGGACATTTTTTATATAAAAACCTGATTAATCACTCAAAAATTACACCACATACTAAAAAATCAATTTTATTAAATATAAATTTCATATTTTCTAAATATGCACATTTTAACAAGCTAAACAAATTTTTTAGCTTGTTTTATTTAAATTAAAATACATTAATTTATAATAATTAAAAGTACATTTTTGTTCAAAAGGAAGGGATTATGGAAGTTAAAAAAAACAGACATTCAATTATTTTAATTAATGGAAAAAGAAGAAGTGGTAAAGGTCTTTTATCCAAAGCCATAGCAACACTTGCTGAAGAAAAGGACTATAAAGGGAATGTGTACATTCTTTCTTTTGCTCAGGCAATTAAAAAAATTACTGAATCAATTTTAGTTGAATTAAAATGAGATGGTGAAAACAAAGAAATTGTGCGTCCGCTTTGAATTGCTATGGGTGAAGTAGGTCGTAATATTGATAATAATATTTGATGCTCTCGGGTAATGGATAAAATTCGTGAAATCATTAAAGAAGTTAATAAACAAGGAAAAAATTCACTCTTTTTAATTGATGATTTACGCTTTCCTAATGAACTTGATTTTTTTAAAGGTTCATTAGCTGAATTGCAACAAATAGTTGGAGGTAATGCAAATGTTTCGGTCAATGCTATTCGGATTCAAAAATTCTTTGATGCGACAAAATTTGTACCTGGAGTGGACGATAATTCAACTGAAACTAGTTTTGATAAAATTGTTAATTTATGTTTTGACCATATTATTCCAGAAAATATTTTAATTGATCAACACTGAACTGCTAACTTTGAGAAAGTGAATATGTATGCTAAAATAATTTATGACAATTATTTAGCAAGATAATATGGTAAAACGAAAATACTACAACAATATTCATTATGTTATTGATGAAGAACAAAAAATTGTGGTTTTAAAACCAGAGTTTCATGCTGAATTATTAAGTTTTGATAAATTTAAAGGATTTAAGAAAATTGGTGGGAGCACCATTGGAGATGTGCTATTAACTGGTGGATTTAAATCACAATTTTCAGCCTTTTGTCATATCGCTCGCCTAAAACTTCCAGTTTTAGCAAAAAAATATGTTAATGCTGGGACTATTTTAGAACCTCGTGTCTTTGATGCATTTCGGAACGCATATCCAAATGAACAAATTTTAAATTATCAAGCACATGAATATAATTACAACTTTTTTGAAGGAAAAAACGATTATATTATCGGAGTTCCAGATGGTTTTTTGCCAAGCAAAAATTGTGTTTTGGAAATCAAAACCGCTGGAGAATCTAAAATTGATAAATGAAACAAAGAAGTAGAACCTTCATATCGCAAGCAAGCTCAACTTTATGCTTATTTAATGAACGCAGAGCGTTATAAAATCATTGCTTTATTTTTAAAAGAAGATCAAGGCGATTATCTTCACCCTGAGCTAGTTGATTTAAAAAAACGTAAAATTAAAGCTTATGATTTTGTGGTTAATTATGCTGAAGCTCAAGATGATATTGAAAAAGTTAAACAATGGTTTGTTCACCACACTCAAACCGGAGTCTCGCCACAATATAATTTATCAATTGATACTGATCAAATTGAATATTTAAAATGTTCTACCCCTCAAGAATGAGAGAATTTACTTAATCATTGAATCAAAATTGGCAAAGCCGATCCTGATTGTCAAGCATAAAACATTACTCAAGCAAGTATCTTTATACTTGTTTTTTATTAAATTTAGATTTTATTGTCTTAATTTAATATAATTAAAATTGATATATTATGACACCAAAACAATTATTATCTGTTTGATGAAGTAGTCAAGGTTTTTTTGCTGAAGCATTAGCCTCTTTTCTGTTAGTTTTTCTTGTTTTAATATTCATTTTTCTCACTAAAGCGTTTAAAATTAAACATCAAAAACTTTTTCTTTCAGCAACATTTACACTCGCTACATTTGTTATGTACATTCAAGTGTGATCAGCCTCTAAATATTCATTTAATAGCTCACCAACACCAATCGGGAATCCTATTTTTGTGTTTATGCAATCTGTGTTACAAGGTTTTAAATTTAGGGGTAGAACATATTCGTTTGATTATCAATACAAAGGAATTGCCTATTTAATTGCTGGAGAGTTTTTTGGTTTTATTTTAGCTTTAGGTGCTTTTTTGGTCTTATTTTGCCCAATGAAAAGGTATTTAAGTAAAATCAATACTAAAAATAAGGAAATAAAATCACTTACTTTGATTGATGTTTTTAAAAAAGAAGAACCCACAGTCTTAGGATATGCACTTAAAGAAGCAATTTTTATCATTATATTCTGTTTTGCTTTAGGGTATATTTTTTATATTCAAAATCCTCAATACGGACTCAGTAACTATGATGTTATTGTGGCTTTAAGTGTAGTGGTTTTTGTTCTTATTCTTGTTTCAAGTTATTTTGGCTTTTTTGCCTTTAATATTTTTATTGATTTATTTATTAGTGCCATTAACTTAATTTATGGAATTTTTGCAACCAAAACTAATATCCACGCAATCAAAAAACCCAACTTTTATCAAAATGATTACTCAATTTATTCTTTCCATATGCTAATTTCTAGTGCTTTAACAATTGTTATTCCATTCATTGTAAGCTTTATTAGTATTGGAATTTATCAATTAACTAAAGGAGACGGATTAAACTTTTAACCATGAAAAAATATTGGATTTTTAAAAAATTTATTTTACCCATCTCAGTTCTGAGCGGAGTTTCAAGTTCTTTAATTCTTGCTTCATGCAATAGCAATACATCGCAAGAACCAAAAATTAATTTAAGTAAAGAAATATCATCAAGCAACATGCTCGATGATATCCAAGCGAAATTCAATTTAACATCTTCATCTGAATTCTTTAAGTTTCCAGAAAACGTGGATGTAAGTAAAATTAAATTTGTAAACTTTGTTACATACAATTACATTGGACAATTTGTAAAATTTGATCAAAACCACTTAAGAAGCCTGCTTAAGAAGCAATTTCCTAAGCAAGAAAAATTTATCGATGGCTTAAAGTTTGAAATCAAATATCACAGTATTCGACAAAACATTGATAATAAAAATCAAACATTAATTCCGATTAATATTATCCACGAATTTAAAGATAAAAAACATTTATACGAATATCGAACTGTTGATTTTGTAGTTAATAATTTAGGTTCAGGAAATGAACCTAAATTGCAAAAACTCACTAATGAATTAAATATTTTAACTCAATTAGTTAATCAAAACAAACCAACAATTCAAGTTGCAAATGAGCAAGTAGTTCAACAAGTTTTACAAAATTATCGTTTAGATGAATTATCAAATGAGCAATTAAATAAATTGTTTAAACTTACACTAACAGAAGTTGTGAACAAAAAAATAAATGATCTTTGAGACAAAAATCATTATATGGCTAAAATCTTTGTCAATGGAATATCATTTGATTCAACTTTAAACAAAGCTTTTGTATCGATTAGAGTCTCGATCTCAGATAATAGTGCTGAAGTAACTAAAGTTTTGGAAAAACGTAAACCTCAAGATCCAAAACTCACTCGAGATGATTTTGTTACAGGACTTGGAAGCTTTTCAAATCTTAATATTGGAGATAATGTTAAAGTTGAATTAGATTATTCACAAACTGCTTTAAATTCATTTTTACTAAACGAACAACTTTCTTCATTAATTAAGATTAACATTAAAGACAATTCAGTCGCTACATACAACTTTAAAGAAATGAATCTTAGTGATTTTAGTGTTTATCTACCAGAACAATTTTCAGGTTTAATGCTCGAAAAAACTAAGGTAATTGATGCTAAAAATGCTGATTTTACTTTTAAACTAATTGATAGTAAAACTAAAAAAGAATATACATTTACTAAACACTTAGGATTAGGAAAATATGTAGATATCTTTAAACCAGATTTTGAAGAAGCTAATCCTAAAGCATATAACTTTGTTACTGGACCATTAACTAAAGAAAATCTTTCTAAAGTTAATCCGTCAATTTTTAGTGAATACGGAAACAAAATTCTTAGTGGTGGATATGATGACTTAAGAGGTTTTTACGCTTCTTCACCAAAATTCCCATACCAACTTCACCTTGGAGAAGATTATCTAGCTCCACGAAAAACCCCAATTATTGCTCCATATGATGGTGAAATTCTTGGAATAGTGTTCCATGATTACAAAGATAAAACCAAACACTTTGGCGAAGGAATTGGGACCACATTATTAATGAGAATTAAAACTGCTGATTTAGATATTTCTCCAAGAGAAAGAGAAATGCATTTTAAAGATGCTCAGTATGTGTATATGGGAATTATTCATCTTGATCAAGAATTAACCTTTAAAAATCAAGAATTAGGAATTAGTTCGCAACAAATTAATCAAATCAGCAAAATTAAAAAACTTGTAAACAATAAAGTGGTTGAACAGTCAGATGAAACTGTTGATACTTACGCAACTGTGCTTGATCCAAACACCAATAAACAAGTTGCAATTACTCCTAAAAATCCACTTAAAGTTAAAAAAGGACAAGTAATTGCTTATATTGGTGATCCAAGCGAAAATGGTGGATGAATGACTCATGCTCACATTTCAATAGTGGTTTCAGGAACTAAGAATTGAAATGAAAATGGATTTTGATCAGCTAAAAAAGATTATTACGAAAATAGATTAAAAAGTTATGATCCACAAAATCCAGATTTAAGCAAACATAGTTGAGCTGGAATTAGAGTGCCCGGAGTATATTTTAGTCAACTTGATCAAAAACGTCAGGTCAATTCTGCTACTCCTAAAATCGATTCAAAAACAGGAGATCCAATTTTAAGTGTTGATAATAAGGGGATTGATAGTGGGTTTAAATATTCATTTGCTATCTTTCCAATTGAAAATCTTGAACTTAGAGATAGTTTAAGAAATCCGAATATTTTATTTAAAATTCGTACTAAAGAAACCTTTACTTTTGATATTAATACCTTATTTAACATTGAAAAATAATTTATACAAAGCATCTAAAAAGATGCTTTTTTATTCATTTTGAGAAATGATTAGTATTTTATTAATTTTTCTTTTTATATTGTTATTTTTGTATAATAAAATGTGATACAACTCAGAAATAATTATCAAATAATTGATTAAGTCATTTCTGGTTTTTAGAAGATCCAACTTCGCTGTTATTAGTTTCACGTTGATCATTTATTTATTAGCACTAAAGTCATTAGAATATGTTTCATGTTTTAGTGATAATAAATAATATAAATGAAAAATAAATTCATTTATTTAATAATATAATCACACCGTTGATTAGCTTTGGATAAAGCTATCTTTTAGGACAATAAACTAATAAAAACCATTAATGATCTTGATTAAGAAAAACAATAACAAAAAGTTTTTAAAGCTTTATTAGTGCGAACACGCACAATATAATATAGGAGCATAAATCAGATTCAAACTATGAAAAAATATAAAATATTTAAAAAATTCATTTTACCTACATCGGTAATTAGTGGAGTTTCTAGTGCACTAGCGTTGGCATCGTGCACTAGTACAAATAATTCTATTAAAATTACCTATAGCAATGAAATATCATCAAGTAACATGCTTGATGATATGCAAGCTAAATTAAATCTTGCATCTTCATCTGAATTCTTTTTATTCCCTAAAGATGTAAATGTAAGCAATATTAAATTTACCGATTTTACGAGAAACAATTACATTGGACAATATGTCGAATTTAATAAAGATAATTTAAAAAAACTACTCAAAAAAGAATTTCCAAACGAGCAAGCATTTATTGATAGTTTAAAATTTAAAATTAGATACCACGATATTCGTCAAAATGAGAATAATATTAATCAAACTATTATTCCAGTTGAATTAAGACATGATTTGAATAGTGATAAACATTTATATGAAATTAGAACTATTGATTTTGTGGTAAATAATTTAGGTTCAAAAACAGACCCTAAATTAGAAAAATTAACTGGTAAATTTAACGAATTTACACAGTTGTTAAAAGTAAATAAACCAACAGTTTCAATTAATAGTGATGACAAAATAGTTAAAAAAGTAATTGGAAATGATCGTTTAGATGAATTATCAAACGAACAATTAAACCAATTGTTCACTATTGAATTACCTCAAGTAATCACTCAAAAAATTAACGAACTATGAGAAAAAGATAATATTAACACTAATATCTTTGTAGATAATGTTTCATTTGATTCTAAATTAAATCAAGCAATAGTTTCATTAAGAGTTGCCCTTGCCGATCAAAATGACGAAGTTCAAGAGTTTCTTAAAAAACCGGAAAATAAGGAAAAAACATTCACAAAAGCTCAACTTTTACAAGAAGTTGGGAAACTTTCAAAATTAAATATTGGAACTAATGTTTCATTAAGTGTTAATTATTCAAATAGCACTCTTAATTCGTATTTACTTAATGAACAATTAGCTCAATTAGTTAAGATAAACATTAAAGAAGGAACTGTAGCTTCATATAATTTTAAAACAATGAAAATCAGTGACTTTACTTTTTATAAACCTGAACAATTTTCAAGTTTAACCCTTGAAAGTACAAAAGCACTTGATTCAAAAAATGCACAATTTACTTTTAAAGCCAAAGATGCAAAAAATGGGCAAGAATATACCTTTACTAAACACTTAGGATTAGGAAAATATGCAGATTTCTTTAAACAAGAATTAGCTGAAGAAAATCAAAAAGCATATAATTTTATAACTGGACCACTCACTAGAGAAGATCTTACTAAAGTTAATGCGCAAATTTTTAGTCTTTATGGAAACAAAATTCTTAGTGGTGGATATGATGAATTAAGAGGATTTTATGCTTCTTCACCAAGATATCCATACCAACTTCACCTTGGAGAAGATTATTTAGCAAAGGAAAAAACACCAATATTAGCTCCATATGATGGAGAAATTTTAGGAATTGTTTACCATGATTATGTTGATCAAGCTAAAAATCTTGCTCAAGGAATTGGTACCACCTTGCTAATGAGGGTAAAAGTTGCTGATTTAAACCTTTCGCCAAGAGAAAAAGAAATGTATTTTAAAGATTCAGAGTACGCTTACATTGGAATGATTCACCTTGATCAAGAATTAACCTTTAAAAATCAAGAATTAGGAATTGGCTCAAAACAAAGAGAAACCACATCAGGAACAAACCGATCTGTTGATACATATGCAACTGTGCTTGATCCCAAAACTAATCAACAAGTAGCAATTACTCCAACTAATCCACTTAAAGTTACCAAAGGACAAATCATTGCTTACATTGGTAAAACTAGCGAAAATGGTGGATGAATGACACACGTGCATGTGACAGTAACAGCGTCAGGAACTAAAAACTGAAATGCAAACGGATTTTATTCACAAAGAAAAGATTACTACGAATCAAGAATTAAATCATATACTCCTGATGGTAAAAGCTTTAATTGAGCTGGAATTAGAGCTCAAGGTGTTTTAAGCAGTTCAACCGATTTTGCTCATCAAACTAATCCAAAATCTCCAGCGATTGACCCTAAAACCGGAAAAACTCTAACCCCAAAAGCTGACGGTAAAGGTAATTATGAATTTGCTGTTCTTCCGATTCAAGATAAAGAACTTAGAGACGGTTTAAGAGATCCAAACATTTTATTTAAAGTGCGTAGTAAAGAAACTTACGCTTTTGATATTAACGATTTATTTAAAATTAATCAATAATTTAATTTACAAGCATCTTTTTTAGATGCTTTTTTTGCTCAATGTATAAAACTGAAATTGTTTCCATTGTTAGCAACTAAGTCTGTATAACTACTTAGTAATAAGTTATTAGTATTTAGAACTTTTCAATTTGTTTTTAATTATTTTTTTCAATGATTATTTATTTATATTTTAAGTATTTTTGAATTTTCAATTGTGATTAAAAAATAATTGAATAAGCTTCAATTTAATTAAAACCACATGAGCAAAATGCCATAAACACCAACAAAGATCAATCAATTCAAATTGATAAAGAATCATCCAAAGGATTTAAATTTAGATTATGAAAAAATATAAAATATTTAAAAAATTTATTTTACCAATTTCAGTGTTAAGTGGGGTTTCGACTACTCTTGTTTTAGCTTCGTGCACTAGCACAGCTCCCAAAGAAACTCAACCAGTAGAAAAAACACCTAAATCGCCTGAAGCTAGTAAACCTGAACAACCTGCAAAAATAACTCAACCAAGCACTCAAGATTCTCAAGCAAACGAACAAAGTAAACAACCAAGCAAAGAAACATCATCAAACGAATCAACTAAAGAATCTACAGAAGAACCTGCAAAATCTCAAGAAAAGCCTGCATCAAATTTAGTTACCTTAATTCCAAGTACTCCAGTTAAAAATGATCAAACACAAGAAAACAAAGATCAAAATACAGATAAAAAAACCAAAAATTCAGAGGCTTCATCTTCTACAAAATCAGAAAATACTCAAACAGTACCTGTAGAATCACCAAGTGAAAAGATAACTTTAACTAATAAAATTTCATCAAGTAATATCCTTGATGAAATCCAAGAAAAATTAGATTTTACCCCTGGAGTATTCTTTGAATTT
Proteins encoded in this window:
- a CDS encoding MSC_0775 family lipoprotein, with product MKKYKIFKKFILPTSVISGVSSALALASCTSTNNSIKITYSNEISSSNMLDDMQAKLNLASSSEFFLFPKDVNVSNIKFTDFTRNNYIGQYVEFNKDNLKKLLKKEFPNEQAFIDSLKFKIRYHDIRQNENNINQTIIPVELRHDLNSDKHLYEIRTIDFVVNNLGSKTDPKLEKLTGKFNEFTQLLKVNKPTVSINSDDKIVKKVIGNDRLDELSNEQLNQLFTIELPQVITQKINELWEKDNINTNIFVDNVSFDSKLNQAIVSLRVALADQNDEVQEFLKKPENKEKTFTKAQLLQEVGKLSKLNIGTNVSLSVNYSNSTLNSYLLNEQLAQLVKINIKEGTVASYNFKTMKISDFTFYKPEQFSSLTLESTKALDSKNAQFTFKAKDAKNGQEYTFTKHLGLGKYADFFKQELAEENQKAYNFITGPLTREDLTKVNAQIFSLYGNKILSGGYDELRGFYASSPRYPYQLHLGEDYLAKEKTPILAPYDGEILGIVYHDYVDQAKNLAQGIGTTLLMRVKVADLNLSPREKEMYFKDSEYAYIGMIHLDQELTFKNQELGIGSKQRETTSGTNRSVDTYATVLDPKTNQQVAITPTNPLKVTKGQIIAYIGKTSENGGWMTHVHVTVTASGTKNWNANGFYSQRKDYYESRIKSYTPDGKSFNWAGIRAQGVLSSSTDFAHQTNPKSPAIDPKTGKTLTPKADGKGNYEFAVLPIQDKELRDGLRDPNILFKVRSKETYAFDINDLFKINQ
- a CDS encoding MSC_0775 family lipoprotein; protein product: MKKYWIFKKFILPISVLSGVSSSLILASCNSNTSQEPKINLSKEISSSNMLDDIQAKFNLTSSSEFFKFPENVDVSKIKFVNFVTYNYIGQFVKFDQNHLRSLLKKQFPKQEKFIDGLKFEIKYHSIRQNIDNKNQTLIPINIIHEFKDKKHLYEYRTVDFVVNNLGSGNEPKLQKLTNELNILTQLVNQNKPTIQVANEQVVQQVLQNYRLDELSNEQLNKLFKLTLTEVVNKKINDLWDKNHYMAKIFVNGISFDSTLNKAFVSIRVSISDNSAEVTKVLEKRKPQDPKLTRDDFVTGLGSFSNLNIGDNVKVELDYSQTALNSFLLNEQLSSLIKINIKDNSVATYNFKEMNLSDFSVYLPEQFSGLMLEKTKVIDAKNADFTFKLIDSKTKKEYTFTKHLGLGKYVDIFKPDFEEANPKAYNFVTGPLTKENLSKVNPSIFSEYGNKILSGGYDDLRGFYASSPKFPYQLHLGEDYLAPRKTPIIAPYDGEILGIVFHDYKDKTKHFGEGIGTTLLMRIKTADLDISPREREMHFKDAQYVYMGIIHLDQELTFKNQELGISSQQINQISKIKKLVNNKVVEQSDETVDTYATVLDPNTNKQVAITPKNPLKVKKGQVIAYIGDPSENGGWMTHAHISIVVSGTKNWNENGFWSAKKDYYENRLKSYDPQNPDLSKHSWAGIRVPGVYFSQLDQKRQVNSATPKIDSKTGDPILSVDNKGIDSGFKYSFAIFPIENLELRDSLRNPNILFKIRTKETFTFDINTLFNIEK